CTACCTCGAAAGTTAAACGCAGCACAATATGCTCTACTTTTAACAATTATATTACCAAGCTGCATTTCATCTAAACCGCCTGAAATCTCCTCCCATACTGTTTTGCTATCATCTAGGTGATCTCTAGATTGATCAACATAACCTAACTTAACTGTTGAACCTATTTTAATAGTTCCACTATCAGCTGTATCCTTACCAACAATCATATTTAATAAAGTTGATTTACCAGCCCCGTTTGATCCTATTATACCAACAATCGCTCCTGGCGGGATTTTAAAGCTAAAATCTTGTAGTAAGACTCTAGAATTAAAACTTTTAGATATATTATTTCCTTCAATAACTAAATCTCCAAGGCGTGGTCCATTTGGAATAATAATTTGCGCAGGGCCAACTTTTTTTTCATTTTGTTGATTAACTAGATCATTATAGGCTGTAATTCTAGCTTTGCTTTTAGATTGTCTAGCTTTAGGAGATTGATTTATCCACTCTAATTCTTTTTTAAGATACTTCCTTATATTGCTTTCTTCTTTTTCCTCAATAGCAAGTTTTTTTTCTTTAAGATCAAGCCATTGAGAATAATTGGATTGCCATGGCACACAAACTCCTCGATCTATTTCTAATATCCACTGCGCTACATTATCAAGAAAGTACCGATCATGAGTAATAGATACAACTGTGCCTTTATATGCTTTTAAATAGTTTTCAAGCCATGAAACTGATTCAGCATCAAGATGGTTAGTTGGCTCATCGAGTAATAATATATCAGGCTTTTCCAACAACAACTTACATAATGCTACCCTACGCTTTTCTCCACCAGAAATTTGATCGATTTTAGCATCTTTACTAGGACATCTTAACGCTTCCATAGCAATATCAATTTCACGATCCAAATTCCATGCATCAATAGCATCAATCTTTTCTTGTAATTCAGCTTGTTTTGCTAGCAAATCTGACATTTCATCATCTGTCATCTCTTCAGCAAATTTAGAGCTAATACTAGTAAATTGATTCAATAGATCTGTTTTTTCTTTTAAACCATCTGAAATATTTTCTCCAACATTTTTATTTAAATCTAACGGTGGTTCTTGAGCTAAATAGCCAATTTTAACTCCATTAGCCGCCCAAGCTTCACCATCAAATTCCTTATCAAGTCCTGCCATAATTTTTAACAGTGTAGACTTTCCAGCACCATTTGGACCTATTATACCAATCTTTGCACCAGGAATAAATGACAGCCAGGTTTCTTTTAAAATTGGCTTTCCATTAATTACCTTACTTAATCCTTTCATTACATAAACATACTGATAGGACATTATTACCTTTTATTTATTTAAATTCTTATAATTATGTTATCGCT
This genomic interval from Orientia tsutsugamushi contains the following:
- the ettA gene encoding energy-dependent translational throttle protein EttA, which translates into the protein MSYQYVYVMKGLSKVINGKPILKETWLSFIPGAKIGIIGPNGAGKSTLLKIMAGLDKEFDGEAWAANGVKIGYLAQEPPLDLNKNVGENISDGLKEKTDLLNQFTSISSKFAEEMTDDEMSDLLAKQAELQEKIDAIDAWNLDREIDIAMEALRCPSKDAKIDQISGGEKRRVALCKLLLEKPDILLLDEPTNHLDAESVSWLENYLKAYKGTVVSITHDRYFLDNVAQWILEIDRGVCVPWQSNYSQWLDLKEKKLAIEEKEESNIRKYLKKELEWINQSPKARQSKSKARITAYNDLVNQQNEKKVGPAQIIIPNGPRLGDLVIEGNNISKSFNSRVLLQDFSFKIPPGAIVGIIGSNGAGKSTLLNMIVGKDTADSGTIKIGSTVKLGYVDQSRDHLDDSKTVWEEISGGLDEMQLGNIIVKSRAYCAAFNFRGSDQQKKVGQLSGGERNRVHLAKLLRWGANVILLDEPSNDLDVETLRALEEAILDFAGCVIVVTHDRWFLDRIATHIIAFDQSSNATWFEGNYQDYHNYMTKICGHDTKNPKYKHKKFV